Proteins encoded by one window of Bauldia sp.:
- the hemE gene encoding uroporphyrinogen decarboxylase, producing MRAVLEGDALTPPPIWLMRQAGRYLPEYRELRATAKGFLALCYDPQKAADITLQPVARFDIDAAILFSDILVIPHALGRRVDFVEGEGPRLDPIDLRGIERLDGSFALDRLGPILETVERVRGRLARDKTLIGFCGAPWTVATYMIAGRGTPDQAPAREFAAEHPEAMERLIDTLAEASAEYLIAQVRAGADVVQIFDTWAGVLDDDGFQRWCVQPTAEIVRYVKANEPGARIVGFPKGIGERLEHYVAETGVDGVGLDWSVPLDQAKRLQARVAVQGNLDPALLVAGGTAQDEATDAILEALAGGRFIFNLGHGIRPETPVAHVARLVERVKAYR from the coding sequence GTGCGAGCGGTTCTGGAGGGTGACGCGCTGACGCCACCGCCGATCTGGCTGATGCGGCAGGCCGGACGATACCTGCCTGAGTACCGGGAACTCCGCGCGACCGCGAAAGGTTTCCTCGCGCTCTGTTACGATCCACAGAAAGCTGCGGACATCACGCTGCAGCCGGTCGCGCGTTTCGACATTGACGCGGCGATCCTGTTTTCCGACATCCTGGTCATCCCGCACGCGCTCGGCCGCCGCGTCGATTTTGTCGAGGGCGAAGGGCCGCGACTCGATCCGATCGACCTGCGCGGCATCGAGCGGCTCGACGGTTCGTTTGCGCTTGACCGACTCGGGCCCATCCTCGAAACCGTGGAGCGGGTGCGCGGCCGCCTGGCGCGCGACAAGACGCTGATCGGTTTCTGCGGCGCGCCGTGGACGGTGGCGACCTACATGATCGCGGGGCGCGGAACGCCGGACCAGGCGCCGGCGCGGGAATTTGCGGCGGAGCATCCGGAGGCGATGGAGCGACTGATCGATACGCTTGCCGAAGCCTCAGCCGAATATCTGATCGCGCAGGTGCGTGCAGGTGCCGATGTCGTGCAGATTTTCGATACGTGGGCCGGCGTGCTCGATGACGATGGCTTCCAGCGCTGGTGCGTGCAGCCGACGGCGGAGATCGTCCGCTACGTCAAGGCAAACGAGCCCGGCGCACGCATCGTCGGCTTCCCGAAGGGCATCGGCGAGCGGCTGGAGCACTACGTCGCGGAGACCGGCGTCGATGGTGTCGGCCTCGACTGGAGCGTGCCGCTCGATCAGGCCAAGCGGCTGCAAGCGCGTGTCGCCGTGCAAGGCAACCTCGACCCGGCGCTGCTGGTTGCCGGTGGCACGGCGCAGGACGAGGCGACGGATGCGATCCTCGAGGCCCTGGCCGGCGGGCGGTTCATCTTCAACCTCGGCCACGGCATCCGGCCGGAGACGCCGGTGGCGCACGTCGCGCGGCTGGTCGAGCGCGTGAAGGCCTACCGATGA
- the hemJ gene encoding protoporphyrinogen oxidase HemJ, which translates to MSALSGAAYDWVKAFHVVAVIAWMAGIFYLPRLFVYHADSEVGSDKSETFKVMERRLYNAIMTPAMIAAWLAGLALATSAHLWTTPWFMAKVFFVILMTAFHVWLGRCLRDFAADKNTRPARTYRIANELPTLLVIIIVILVIVRPF; encoded by the coding sequence ATGAGTGCGCTCTCCGGCGCCGCCTACGACTGGGTGAAGGCGTTCCACGTCGTCGCCGTGATCGCGTGGATGGCCGGCATTTTTTATCTGCCGCGCCTGTTCGTCTATCACGCAGACTCCGAGGTCGGCTCCGACAAGTCCGAGACGTTCAAGGTCATGGAGCGGCGGCTCTACAATGCGATCATGACGCCGGCGATGATCGCGGCGTGGCTCGCGGGCCTGGCGCTCGCCACCTCGGCGCATCTGTGGACGACGCCGTGGTTCATGGCGAAAGTATTCTTCGTCATCCTCATGACGGCGTTCCACGTATGGCTTGGACGCTGCCTGCGTGATTTCGCCGCCGACAAGAACACGCGGCCGGCGCGCACCTACCGGATCGCCAACGAACTGCCGACGTTGCTGGTCATCATCATCGTCATACTGGTCATCGTTCGCCCGTTTTGA
- a CDS encoding helix-turn-helix domain-containing protein, producing MAMQNLARNPKQIGNLIRNARRKRGWSQAQLGDTTGLRQATISQIESGSSATRLATILSLLAALDLELQVAPRSKSAASAIEDIF from the coding sequence ATGGCCATGCAGAACCTCGCACGCAACCCAAAGCAGATCGGCAATCTCATTCGAAATGCCCGGCGCAAACGCGGGTGGAGCCAAGCCCAGCTTGGCGACACGACCGGGTTGCGACAAGCCACCATTTCCCAGATCGAATCCGGCAGCTCGGCGACGCGGCTCGCCACCATCCTCTCGTTATTGGCCGCGCTCGACCTGGAACTCCAGGTCGCGCCCCGCTCAAAAAGCGCCGCGTCCGCCATCGAGGACATCTTCTAG
- a CDS encoding nuclear transport factor 2 family protein: protein MSFTDDILALEHRFWQSMIDKDAAAGAALTAEPSLVTGAQGVGRIDRKMFEKMMTGATWTLHKYEFSDVKVEKVTDDVAVIAYKVREELTVDGKPLTMEAADASTWVRKDGAWVCALHTESVLGDPYGRDRVAKAK, encoded by the coding sequence ATGAGTTTCACCGACGATATCCTCGCGCTCGAGCATCGCTTCTGGCAGTCGATGATCGACAAGGACGCGGCGGCCGGCGCGGCGCTCACCGCCGAGCCTAGCCTGGTCACCGGCGCCCAGGGCGTCGGGCGCATCGACCGCAAGATGTTCGAGAAGATGATGACCGGCGCGACGTGGACGCTGCACAAATACGAATTCAGCGACGTCAAGGTGGAGAAGGTCACCGACGACGTGGCGGTGATCGCTTACAAGGTACGCGAGGAACTGACCGTCGATGGCAAGCCGCTGACCATGGAAGCCGCCGACGCCTCGACCTGGGTGCGCAAGGACGGCGCGTGGGTATGCGCGCTGCACACGGAGTCGGTGCTGGGCGATCCGTACGGGCGCGATCGCGTGGCGAAGGCGAAGTAG
- a CDS encoding DUF5615 family PIN-like protein codes for MVVAVDSSTLIAFIQGEQGGDVDTFDAALGGNIVLPPVVLTEILSDPKLPEQHREMLLAFPLLEPKLDYWQRAAATRSLILARKLRARLADTLIAQACIDHDVALITRDKDFRHFARHCGLKLA; via the coding sequence ATGGTGGTCGCCGTCGACAGCTCGACTCTGATCGCCTTCATCCAGGGAGAGCAAGGTGGCGATGTCGACACCTTCGACGCCGCGCTCGGCGGCAACATCGTCCTGCCGCCGGTAGTGCTAACCGAAATCCTCTCGGATCCCAAACTGCCCGAGCAGCATCGCGAAATGCTACTGGCGTTTCCGCTGCTCGAACCGAAGCTCGACTACTGGCAACGAGCAGCAGCGACACGAAGTCTGATTCTCGCGAGGAAACTGCGCGCCCGGCTCGCCGACACGCTGATCGCCCAAGCCTGCATCGATCACGACGTCGCGCTGATCACGCGCGACAAGGACTTCCGCCACTTCGCCAGACACTGCGGGCTGAAGCTGGCCTAG
- a CDS encoding aldo/keto reductase: MQTHSFGATGRAVPVIGQGTWYMEQADRAAAIAAIRRGLDTGMTHIDTAELYGSGKAEEIVAEAIGNRRAEIFLVSKVMPQNASRTGTIDACEKSLRRLRTDRLDCYLLHWRGRHPLVETIAAFEELVASGKILSWGVSNFDAEDLEEAAGIAGEGKIACNQVLYHLQERGIEHAVIPWCEAHDVAAVGYSPFGHSSFPGSRTRGGAVLAEIAKAHSATPRQVALAFLIRRPSLFAIPKAADPGHVAENAAAAALNLTEAETAKIDAAFPVGRRGGLAMI; this comes from the coding sequence ATGCAGACGCACAGTTTCGGGGCCACCGGGCGCGCCGTCCCCGTCATCGGCCAGGGCACCTGGTACATGGAGCAGGCGGACCGCGCTGCGGCCATCGCCGCCATCCGCCGCGGCCTCGACACGGGCATGACGCACATCGACACGGCCGAGCTCTACGGCTCGGGCAAGGCGGAGGAGATCGTCGCCGAGGCGATCGGCAACCGGCGCGCGGAAATTTTCCTGGTCTCCAAGGTCATGCCGCAGAACGCGTCGCGCACCGGCACCATCGATGCCTGCGAGAAGTCGCTGAGGCGCCTGAGGACAGACCGGCTCGACTGCTACCTGCTGCACTGGCGTGGGCGCCACCCGCTGGTCGAGACCATCGCGGCGTTCGAGGAGCTGGTGGCCTCCGGCAAGATCCTGTCGTGGGGCGTGTCGAACTTCGACGCCGAGGACCTCGAGGAGGCGGCGGGCATCGCCGGCGAAGGCAAGATCGCCTGCAACCAGGTGCTCTACCATCTGCAGGAACGCGGCATCGAGCACGCCGTCATCCCGTGGTGCGAGGCGCACGATGTCGCCGCCGTCGGCTACAGCCCGTTCGGCCATTCGTCCTTTCCCGGTTCGCGCACCCGGGGCGGCGCGGTGCTCGCCGAGATCGCCAAGGCCCACAGTGCGACGCCGCGCCAGGTGGCGCTCGCGTTCCTGATACGCCGGCCGTCGCTGTTCGCCATTCCCAAAGCCGCCGATCCAGGCCACGTCGCGGAGAATGCCGCGGCGGCGGCTCTCAACCTGACCGAAGCGGAGACGGCCAAAATCGACGCCGCCTTCCCGGTCGGCCGCCGCGGCGGCCTGGCGATGATCTGA
- a CDS encoding Maf family protein, with amino-acid sequence MHSTPILLASRSAARISLLQAAGVAFTAVPSSVDERAVEMPLIAGGASPAEVASALADAKAVDVSAKSRDALVIGADQTLDLDGERWTKPGTIAIAREQLARLSGRTHQLHSAAAIAREGIVTWRHVASATLTMRALTASAIDAYLAEVGDAVLGSVGAYQLEGVGVRLFEKIDGDYFTILGLPLLPLLARLRDEGAVAW; translated from the coding sequence GTGCACTCGACGCCGATCCTGCTCGCATCGCGAAGCGCCGCGCGGATTTCGCTGCTGCAGGCCGCGGGCGTCGCCTTCACGGCGGTGCCGTCGTCGGTCGACGAGCGCGCGGTGGAGATGCCGCTGATCGCGGGCGGCGCATCGCCGGCCGAGGTTGCGTCCGCTCTGGCCGACGCCAAGGCCGTCGACGTCAGCGCAAAGTCGCGCGACGCGCTGGTCATCGGCGCCGACCAGACCCTCGATCTCGACGGCGAGCGGTGGACCAAGCCCGGGACGATCGCGATCGCGCGCGAGCAACTGGCGCGGCTGTCGGGCCGGACGCATCAGTTGCACTCGGCGGCGGCGATCGCGCGCGAAGGCATCGTGACGTGGCGGCATGTTGCCAGCGCGACGTTGACCATGCGGGCGCTGACCGCATCCGCGATCGACGCGTATCTTGCCGAGGTCGGCGACGCGGTGCTGGGCAGCGTCGGCGCGTACCAGCTCGAAGGCGTCGGCGTGCGATTGTTCGAGAAGATCGACGGGGATTATTTCACGATCCTCGGGTTGCCGTTGTTGCCGTTATTGGCGCGGCTGAGAGACGAGGGGGCGGTCGCGTGGTGA
- a CDS encoding DUF6481 family protein: MPAFKDDFSDRLGNSNAAKRAMLEKFRAQPKLDDPAVKARLAEQVATAKAREQRAAEKKAQKEAERIAREAEAKRLEEERIAAEKEARRIEGEQALALLAEQKAARDARYAARKAKKGGK; encoded by the coding sequence ATGCCCGCGTTTAAGGACGATTTCTCCGACCGCCTCGGCAACTCCAACGCCGCCAAGCGCGCCATGCTGGAGAAATTCCGCGCCCAGCCCAAGCTGGACGACCCGGCCGTCAAGGCGCGGCTGGCCGAGCAGGTGGCGACGGCCAAGGCGCGCGAGCAGCGCGCCGCCGAGAAGAAGGCGCAGAAGGAAGCCGAGCGGATCGCGCGCGAAGCCGAGGCCAAGCGCCTCGAAGAAGAACGCATCGCCGCCGAAAAGGAAGCCCGCCGCATCGAAGGCGAACAGGCGCTGGCGCTGCTCGCCGAACAGAAGGCGGCGCGCGACGCCCGCTATGCGGCGCGCAAGGCGAAGAAGGGCGGCAAGTAG
- a CDS encoding shikimate dehydrogenase encodes MTKPIACVVGWPVKHSRSPVIHRFWLKELGIDGDYVLHAVEPEKIAAFFADFANSGFVGCNVTVPHKEAAFAAVARRDRAATETGALNTLWLEGGELVGASTDPVGFLANLDAEAKGWDAAPGPAVVLGAGGSARAIVWALLSRGFAPVYIVNRDPARPKALVKLFGEKVKPARWQDVPSLLIGARVLINTTTLGMDGQPPLKIDLAPLPNDAVVNDIVYVPSVTELIANARSRKLRTVGGLGMLLHQAVPGFEHWFGQRPEVTPALRAAVQKSIDGG; translated from the coding sequence ATGACCAAACCCATAGCCTGCGTCGTCGGCTGGCCCGTAAAGCATTCGCGCTCGCCGGTGATCCATCGCTTCTGGCTGAAGGAGCTGGGTATTGACGGCGATTATGTGCTGCACGCCGTCGAGCCGGAGAAGATCGCGGCATTTTTTGCCGATTTCGCCAACTCGGGTTTCGTCGGCTGCAACGTCACCGTGCCGCACAAGGAAGCGGCGTTCGCGGCAGTCGCGCGGCGCGACAGGGCGGCGACCGAGACCGGTGCGCTCAACACGCTGTGGCTGGAGGGCGGCGAACTGGTTGGCGCCTCGACCGATCCGGTCGGATTCCTGGCGAACCTCGACGCCGAGGCCAAAGGCTGGGACGCGGCGCCGGGGCCGGCGGTCGTGCTCGGCGCCGGCGGGTCGGCGCGGGCGATCGTCTGGGCGCTGCTGTCGCGCGGCTTCGCGCCGGTGTACATCGTCAACCGCGATCCGGCGCGGCCGAAGGCGCTGGTGAAGCTGTTCGGCGAGAAGGTGAAGCCGGCGCGCTGGCAGGATGTGCCGTCGCTGCTGATCGGCGCGCGCGTGCTCATCAACACGACGACGCTCGGCATGGACGGGCAGCCGCCGCTGAAGATCGACCTCGCGCCGCTGCCGAACGATGCGGTGGTCAACGACATCGTCTACGTGCCCTCGGTGACGGAGCTGATCGCCAACGCGCGCTCGCGCAAGCTCCGCACCGTCGGCGGCCTCGGCATGCTGCTGCACCAGGCAGTGCCCGGCTTCGAGCATTGGTTCGGGCAGCGGCCCGAGGTAACGCCGGCGCTGCGTGCGGCCGTGCAGAAGTCGATCGACGGAGGCTGA
- the coaE gene encoding dephospho-CoA kinase (Dephospho-CoA kinase (CoaE) performs the final step in coenzyme A biosynthesis.), producing MLVLGVTGSLAMGKSTVSAMFAELGAAVWNADSAVHALYAGAAAEPIGAAFPGTLRNGTVDRAALGARVTGDAAALAKLEAIVHPLVQAAEIEFRARVAASGRRMIVLDVPLLLETGGERRVDAVVVASAGAEIQRARIAKRGMEPARAAALIARQMSDADKRRRAHFVVDTSGDMATARRQVSDVLRALAGKVGA from the coding sequence ATGCTCGTGCTCGGCGTGACCGGATCGCTGGCGATGGGGAAGTCGACGGTCTCGGCGATGTTCGCCGAGCTCGGCGCCGCGGTCTGGAACGCCGACTCGGCGGTGCACGCGCTCTACGCCGGCGCCGCGGCGGAGCCGATCGGCGCGGCGTTTCCGGGTACGCTGCGGAATGGCACGGTCGATCGCGCCGCGCTCGGTGCGCGCGTTACCGGCGATGCGGCTGCACTGGCGAAGCTCGAGGCGATCGTGCATCCGCTCGTGCAGGCGGCAGAGATCGAATTCCGCGCGCGCGTCGCCGCTTCAGGCCGGCGGATGATCGTGCTCGACGTGCCGTTGCTGCTGGAGACGGGCGGCGAGCGCCGCGTCGACGCGGTCGTCGTCGCCTCGGCCGGCGCGGAGATTCAACGGGCACGGATCGCCAAGCGCGGCATGGAGCCGGCACGCGCCGCGGCCCTGATCGCGCGCCAGATGAGCGATGCCGACAAGCGGCGACGGGCGCATTTTGTCGTCGATACGTCGGGGGACATGGCGACGGCGCGGCGCCAGGTCAGCGACGTGCTGCGCGCGCTGGCGGGGAAGGTCGGGGCTTAG
- a CDS encoding DUF2630 family protein — protein sequence MATDQNVLKHLKELADEEHHLYEKGDLTEAERDRLKAINIALDQYWDLLRQRRAKEEFGQNPDEAEIRRPGIVEKYEG from the coding sequence ATGGCCACCGACCAGAACGTCCTCAAGCACCTCAAGGAACTCGCCGACGAGGAGCATCACCTTTACGAAAAGGGCGACCTCACCGAGGCCGAGCGCGACCGCCTCAAGGCGATCAACATCGCGCTCGACCAGTATTGGGACCTGCTGCGCCAGCGCCGCGCCAAGGAAGAATTCGGCCAGAACCCGGACGAGGCCGAGATCCGCCGCCCCGGCATCGTCGAAAAATACGAGGGCTGA
- a CDS encoding type II toxin-antitoxin system HipA family toxin → MARHRQHAPLRVYLNNRFVGRLFKEPGGATTFRYDETWLDWENAIPVSLSLPLREDTYRGAPVTAVFENLLPDSEALRRRVAERVGAEGSDAYSLLAAIGRDCVGALQFIAAEEEVEVAQKIEGESVSDADIEKLLRNLAQAPLGLSRDDNFRISVAGAQKKTALLRDGKRWLKPAGTSPTTHILKPQIGELPNGIDLSNSVENEFYCLQLLAAFGLTVNNARIETFGRTKALVIERFDRRWTRDKRLLRLPQEDFCQALSVPPSRKYQSDGGPGLVGILGLLGGSDTPEEDRIAVFKAQILFWLIGATDGHAKNFSIFLGPRGSYRLTPLYDVLTAQPSLDTRQIERKQMKLAMSVGTSNHYRMDGILGKHFIQTAHSAGPQKTATRIVIEEICDTAADALETAKKQLPPQFPAAIPASVGKAVAERLGALGTRADG, encoded by the coding sequence ATGGCCCGCCACCGGCAGCACGCGCCGCTGCGCGTGTATCTCAACAACCGCTTCGTCGGGCGCCTGTTCAAAGAGCCCGGCGGGGCGACCACCTTTCGCTATGACGAGACCTGGCTTGACTGGGAGAATGCGATTCCCGTCTCGCTGTCTCTTCCGCTGCGCGAAGATACCTATCGCGGCGCGCCGGTTACGGCCGTCTTCGAAAACCTGCTCCCGGATTCGGAAGCGCTGCGCCGCCGCGTGGCCGAACGCGTTGGTGCCGAAGGCAGCGATGCCTACAGCCTGCTTGCCGCTATCGGCCGCGATTGCGTCGGCGCCCTGCAATTCATTGCTGCGGAAGAGGAGGTCGAGGTTGCCCAAAAAATTGAGGGCGAATCCGTCAGCGATGCGGACATTGAAAAATTACTGCGCAATCTCGCTCAGGCGCCGCTGGGCCTTTCGCGAGACGATAACTTCCGCATATCGGTCGCCGGCGCGCAGAAAAAGACCGCGCTACTCCGGGACGGCAAGCGTTGGCTGAAGCCTGCCGGCACGTCTCCGACGACGCACATTCTCAAGCCTCAGATCGGCGAGCTGCCGAACGGCATCGATCTTTCGAACAGCGTAGAGAATGAATTCTACTGTCTCCAGCTGCTCGCCGCTTTCGGACTGACGGTCAACAACGCCCGCATCGAGACGTTCGGCCGGACCAAAGCATTAGTCATCGAACGTTTCGACAGACGCTGGACACGGGACAAGCGCCTGTTGCGCCTGCCGCAGGAGGATTTCTGTCAGGCGCTTTCGGTGCCGCCAAGCCGCAAGTACCAAAGCGATGGCGGGCCCGGTCTCGTCGGCATCCTCGGCCTGCTCGGAGGCAGCGATACGCCTGAGGAGGACAGGATAGCGGTGTTCAAGGCGCAGATTCTTTTCTGGCTCATCGGCGCTACCGACGGCCATGCCAAGAACTTCAGTATCTTCCTCGGTCCACGCGGCAGCTACCGCCTGACGCCGCTCTACGACGTCCTCACCGCCCAGCCGAGCCTCGACACACGACAGATCGAGCGCAAGCAGATGAAGCTCGCCATGTCGGTCGGCACAAGCAACCACTACAGAATGGATGGAATCCTCGGAAAGCATTTCATACAGACGGCGCACTCCGCCGGTCCGCAGAAAACTGCAACCAGGATCGTGATCGAGGAAATCTGCGACACGGCAGCGGATGCACTGGAGACGGCGAAAAAACAGTTGCCGCCTCAGTTTCCGGCTGCGATCCCGGCGTCGGTTGGCAAGGCAGTTGCCGAACGGCTTGGCGCTTTGGGAACAAGGGCGGACGGCTAG
- the dnaQ gene encoding DNA polymerase III subunit epsilon — MREIVFDTETTGLDPKTGDRVVEIGCIELFNHIPTGRSFHRYLNPERPMSIDAARVHGLDDAFLKDKPLFASVADELIEFFGDANLIAHNAGFDMMFVNAELARLGKGPLGDDRVIDTLALARRKHPGSPASLDALLSKYQIDASRRTRHGALLDAELLSEVYIELIGGRQAALILGGEPDAPTITIAPTSSIVLGVRQTPRRFTVTPEELAAHAAVVAKLGEKAIWRQYA; from the coding sequence ATGCGCGAAATCGTCTTCGACACAGAGACTACCGGGCTCGACCCGAAAACCGGCGACCGTGTTGTCGAAATCGGCTGCATCGAGCTGTTCAACCACATCCCGACCGGCCGCAGCTTCCACCGCTACCTTAACCCGGAGCGGCCGATGTCGATCGACGCGGCGCGCGTGCACGGGCTGGACGATGCCTTCCTGAAGGACAAGCCGCTGTTCGCCTCGGTCGCCGACGAGCTGATCGAATTTTTCGGCGACGCCAACCTGATCGCGCACAACGCCGGCTTCGACATGATGTTCGTCAACGCGGAGCTGGCGCGCCTCGGCAAGGGCCCGCTCGGCGACGACCGCGTCATCGATACGCTGGCGCTGGCGCGGCGCAAGCACCCTGGCAGCCCGGCGTCGCTCGACGCGCTGTTGTCGAAATATCAGATCGATGCCTCGCGCCGTACGCGTCACGGCGCGCTGCTCGACGCCGAACTGCTGTCGGAAGTCTACATCGAGCTGATCGGCGGACGGCAGGCGGCGCTCATCCTCGGCGGCGAGCCGGACGCGCCGACCATCACCATCGCGCCGACGTCGTCGATCGTGCTCGGAGTCCGCCAGACGCCGCGCCGCTTCACGGTGACGCCGGAGGAACTGGCGGCGCACGCCGCCGTGGTCGCGAAGCTCGGCGAGAAGGCGATCTGGCGGCAGTACGCCTGA
- a CDS encoding AAA family ATPase, translating into MHQHDNFHIITGGPGSGKTSLINALAARGYRTAEESGRAIIRAQQTIGGKAFHTGDRALYAELMLSHALVDYTRFTADPSPVFFDRGAPELVGYFPLVGLPTPPHFREAARVYRYAPVVFVAPPWPEIYVNDAERKQDFAEAIASYDLAVATYRETGYAVAELPKASMAERVAFVLERVGLNAGG; encoded by the coding sequence ATGCACCAGCATGACAATTTCCACATCATCACCGGCGGGCCGGGATCTGGAAAAACCAGCCTGATCAATGCGTTGGCGGCGCGTGGCTACCGCACGGCGGAAGAAAGCGGCCGCGCCATCATCCGCGCCCAGCAGACTATTGGCGGCAAGGCGTTCCACACCGGCGACCGTGCGCTCTACGCCGAACTGATGCTGTCGCACGCGCTCGTCGACTACACGCGCTTCACCGCCGATCCGTCGCCGGTCTTCTTCGATCGCGGCGCGCCGGAGCTCGTCGGCTACTTCCCGCTCGTCGGCCTGCCGACGCCGCCGCACTTCCGCGAGGCGGCGCGCGTTTATCGCTATGCGCCGGTCGTCTTCGTCGCGCCGCCGTGGCCGGAGATCTACGTTAACGACGCCGAGCGCAAGCAGGATTTCGCCGAGGCGATCGCCAGTTACGATTTGGCCGTCGCGACCTACCGCGAGACCGGATACGCGGTGGCCGAGTTGCCGAAGGCAAGCATGGCGGAGCGGGTGGCGTTCGTGCTGGAGCGGGTCGGGCTGAACGCCGGCGGCTAG
- a CDS encoding KTSC domain-containing protein — translation MPSTVIRDFSYDEARNELTVNFRTGKVYVYTLVPPSVAAAMRAAYSKGAYFNENVRDKYRHRQIAGDTPKPRPIKPSLLDVLKASKDD, via the coding sequence ATGCCCTCGACCGTCATCCGCGACTTCAGCTACGACGAAGCCCGCAACGAGCTCACCGTCAATTTCCGGACGGGCAAGGTCTACGTCTACACGCTGGTGCCGCCATCGGTCGCCGCCGCGATGCGCGCCGCCTATTCCAAGGGCGCGTATTTCAACGAGAACGTCCGCGACAAGTACCGCCATCGCCAGATCGCGGGTGACACACCGAAACCAAGGCCGATCAAGCCGTCGCTTCTCGATGTGCTGAAGGCGTCGAAGGACGACTAG
- the rho gene encoding transcription termination factor Rho produces the protein MPEMKLQDLKAKSPVELLAFAEELKVENASTLRKQELMFAILKQLAAQDTDIIGEGVVEVLQDGFGFLRSPEANYLAGPDDIYVSPSQIRRFSLRTGDTVEGQIRGPKDGERYFALLKVNTINFEDPEQKHHKVHFDNLTPLYPTARFKMELDNPTGKDLTARIIDLVAPLGKGQRALITAQPRTGKTVILQNIAHSIAANHPECYLIVLLIDERPEEVTDMQRSVKGEVISSTFDEPATRHVAVAEMVIEKAKRLVEHGRDVVILLDSITRLGRAYNTVVPSSGKVLTGGVDANALQRPKRFFGAARNIEEGGSLTIISTALIDTGSRMDEVIFEEFKGTGNSEIILDRKVADKRVFPAIDITRSGTRKEELLVPPDILKKMYVLRRILMPMGTVDAIEFLLDKLKQTKSNSDFFDQMNT, from the coding sequence ATGCCTGAAATGAAACTCCAGGACCTCAAGGCGAAGTCGCCGGTTGAGCTCCTCGCCTTCGCCGAAGAGCTGAAGGTCGAAAACGCATCGACGCTCCGCAAGCAGGAGCTGATGTTCGCAATACTCAAGCAACTCGCCGCCCAGGACACCGACATCATCGGCGAGGGCGTCGTCGAAGTGCTGCAGGACGGCTTCGGCTTCCTGCGCTCACCAGAGGCGAATTATCTCGCGGGGCCGGACGACATCTACGTCTCGCCCTCGCAGATCCGTCGCTTCTCGCTCAGGACCGGCGACACCGTCGAGGGCCAGATCCGCGGCCCCAAGGACGGCGAACGCTACTTCGCGCTGCTCAAGGTCAACACGATCAACTTCGAGGATCCCGAGCAGAAGCACCACAAGGTGCACTTCGACAACCTGACGCCGCTCTACCCGACCGCGCGCTTCAAGATGGAGCTCGACAACCCGACCGGGAAAGACCTGACGGCGCGCATCATCGATCTCGTGGCGCCGCTCGGCAAAGGCCAGCGCGCCCTGATCACGGCGCAGCCGCGCACCGGCAAGACCGTCATCCTGCAGAACATCGCGCACTCGATCGCGGCCAACCACCCCGAGTGCTACCTGATCGTCCTGCTCATCGACGAGCGGCCGGAAGAAGTCACCGACATGCAGCGCTCGGTGAAGGGCGAGGTCATCTCCTCGACCTTCGACGAGCCGGCGACGCGCCACGTCGCCGTCGCCGAGATGGTCATCGAGAAGGCCAAGCGCCTGGTCGAGCACGGCCGTGACGTCGTCATTCTGCTGGACTCGATCACCCGGCTCGGCCGCGCTTACAACACCGTCGTACCCTCGTCGGGCAAGGTGCTTACCGGCGGCGTCGATGCCAACGCCCTGCAGCGGCCGAAGCGCTTCTTCGGTGCGGCGCGCAACATCGAGGAAGGCGGCTCGCTGACCATCATCTCGACGGCGCTCATCGATACCGGCAGCCGCATGGACGAAGTCATCTTCGAAGAGTTCAAGGGCACCGGTAACTCGGAAATCATTCTCGACCGCAAGGTCGCCGACAAGCGTGTCTTCCCGGCGATCGACATCACGCGCTCGGGCACGCGCAAGGAAGAGCTGCTGGTCCCGCCGGACATCCTCAAGAAGATGTACGTGCTCCGCCGCATCCTGATGCCGATGGGCACCGTCGATGCGATCGAGTTCCTGCTCGACAAGCTGAAGCAGACGAAGAGCAACTCGGATTTCTTCGACCAGATGAACACGTAA